A genomic stretch from Rhodobacterales bacterium HKCCA1288 includes:
- a CDS encoding DUF2163 domain-containing protein, with translation MSGRDALLAHLATGVTKVARAWKVERADGAVFGFTDHDRDLSFDGVIFLAESGLSAGALAQATGLSVDNGVAVGALRDDVIAEADIKRGLYDGAEVTAYLVQWDNPTARMVQFKGTMGEITRKSGGFEVELSGLSEPLNQSRGRVFSRNCDAILGDARCGVDLDNAALWISDTVTEVMQGGHVLRFEAAATLAFGPAHFERGRVERAGQLALIKLDQRFETYRQITLWSAIDVRAGDVVHLRAGCDKIWTTCRDKFQNLMNFQGFPDIPGEDWQISYPARADDRSGGSRR, from the coding sequence ATGAGCGGGCGTGACGCGCTTTTGGCGCACTTGGCAACGGGGGTCACAAAGGTGGCGCGTGCCTGGAAGGTTGAGCGCGCCGATGGCGCCGTTTTCGGGTTCACGGATCATGATCGCGATTTGAGCTTTGACGGGGTTATATTCCTTGCAGAGAGCGGTCTTTCGGCGGGGGCATTGGCACAGGCTACGGGCCTGTCGGTGGATAACGGCGTGGCTGTCGGTGCCTTGCGCGATGATGTGATCGCCGAGGCGGACATCAAACGGGGCCTTTACGATGGGGCAGAGGTGACCGCCTATTTGGTGCAATGGGACAACCCCACCGCGCGGATGGTTCAGTTCAAAGGCACAATGGGGGAGATCACCCGAAAATCTGGCGGGTTTGAGGTGGAGCTGAGCGGCCTGTCTGAGCCGTTAAACCAATCTCGCGGACGCGTATTTTCGCGCAACTGCGATGCGATTTTGGGCGATGCACGCTGTGGCGTTGATCTGGATAATGCGGCTTTGTGGATCAGCGACACGGTGACTGAGGTCATGCAGGGCGGGCATGTTCTGCGTTTTGAGGCGGCGGCAACCCTTGCCTTTGGCCCTGCACATTTCGAGCGTGGACGGGTTGAGCGGGCAGGGCAGCTTGCCCTGATCAAACTTGATCAACGCTTTGAAACCTATCGACAGATCACCTTGTGGTCAGCGATTGATGTGAGGGCAGGTGATGTCGTTCACCTACGTGCGGGATGCGACAAAATATGGACGACCTGCCGCGACAAGTTTCAAAACCTGATGAACTTTCAAGGTTTTCCCGACATTCCAGGGGAAGATTGGCAAATCTCATACCCTGCGCGCGCGGATGATCGTAGCGGCGGAAGCCGCCGATGA
- a CDS encoding head-tail adaptor protein: protein MRVQLTRKLRLEAPIREADGAGGFRLTWQPLGWVWAEVLPRGGSQSENIVRLGLQITVRNVPQGAAARPTPSQRFVDGARLYVIDAVTEADAQGRYLICLATEETGA from the coding sequence GTGCGGGTGCAGTTGACGCGCAAGCTGAGGCTTGAGGCCCCAATTCGTGAGGCCGATGGCGCAGGTGGGTTTCGTCTGACCTGGCAACCCTTAGGGTGGGTCTGGGCTGAGGTCTTGCCGCGCGGCGGCAGCCAGTCTGAAAACATCGTCCGACTTGGATTGCAGATCACGGTTCGCAATGTGCCACAAGGTGCTGCTGCACGGCCCACGCCCTCGCAACGATTTGTCGATGGTGCGCGTCTTTATGTGATTGACGCCGTAACCGAAGCCGATGCGCAAGGTCGCTACTTGATCTGCTTAGCCACAGAGGAGACGGGGGCATGA
- a CDS encoding phage tail tape measure protein, with protein sequence MISQSQTLARQLDQVEDAMNASTTMARQFQAELRNIQSAMTATSRDAQGLSRTLQGGVSRAMREVVIDGASLSDAFRALADRMINSAYSSAMRPLEREIGGAVGRGLQGLLGAISPFQMGGVFGSGGIQPFARGGVVDRATPFAMAHGGLGVMGEAGPEAIMPLARGSDGRLGVQATGRARTPQVTINITTPDVQSFQRSKSQIAAQMARALDMGQRNL encoded by the coding sequence ATGATTTCACAGTCACAAACATTGGCCCGTCAATTGGATCAGGTGGAAGATGCTATGAATGCATCCACCACAATGGCGCGGCAATTTCAGGCCGAGTTGCGCAATATTCAATCGGCCATGACCGCCACGAGCCGCGATGCGCAAGGATTGTCGCGCACGCTGCAAGGTGGGGTCAGCCGCGCGATGCGCGAAGTTGTCATAGATGGGGCAAGCCTGTCTGACGCATTTCGTGCGCTTGCTGATCGAATGATCAATAGTGCCTATAGCAGTGCTATGCGCCCCCTTGAACGAGAGATTGGCGGGGCGGTCGGGCGCGGGTTGCAGGGCCTCTTAGGGGCAATTAGCCCGTTCCAGATGGGCGGTGTGTTTGGCTCAGGCGGAATTCAGCCCTTTGCCCGTGGTGGCGTGGTTGATCGCGCCACGCCGTTTGCAATGGCACATGGCGGCTTGGGGGTCATGGGAGAGGCAGGGCCAGAGGCAATCATGCCGCTTGCCCGTGGCAGTGATGGACGGCTGGGTGTGCAGGCCACAGGGCGCGCACGCACCCCGCAGGTGACCATTAACATCACCACGCCCGATGTTCAGAGCTTTCAGCGCAGCAAGAGCCAAATCGCAGCGCAAATGGCGCGAGCCTTGGATATGGGCCAGCGCAATCTTTAA
- a CDS encoding HK97 family phage prohead protease: METSVIYRPNTGLETKFCKFERSPSLGQSGVLSGYASLFDTIDQGGDSVAKGAYAAALAQMSARGTKVKMLWQHDPASPIGVWDDIREDGRGLWVSGRLLESVAKGREARALIEAGAIDGLSIGYRVVKSYRSTEGVRVLTEVELWEVSLVTFPMLSQARVAAQKAEDRGAGDIEGVTRLLNEARAKMRQAGQ, translated from the coding sequence ATGGAGACCAGCGTGATATATCGCCCCAATACGGGGCTTGAGACGAAGTTTTGTAAATTTGAGCGCAGCCCGAGCCTTGGTCAATCAGGTGTTCTGTCGGGCTATGCCAGTTTGTTTGACACGATTGATCAAGGCGGAGATTCCGTTGCCAAAGGGGCCTATGCGGCGGCCCTGGCGCAGATGAGCGCACGCGGCACTAAGGTGAAAATGCTGTGGCAGCATGATCCTGCAAGCCCGATTGGCGTATGGGATGATATTCGCGAAGATGGGCGGGGGCTTTGGGTGTCGGGGCGTCTTTTGGAGAGTGTCGCCAAAGGACGCGAGGCCCGTGCCCTGATCGAAGCGGGGGCGATTGACGGATTATCAATCGGATACAGGGTGGTGAAATCTTATCGCAGCACAGAAGGCGTGCGGGTTTTGACGGAAGTTGAGCTTTGGGAAGTGTCTTTGGTGACCTTTCCGATGCTGAGCCAAGCGCGGGTGGCCGCTCAAAAAGCCGAAGATCGCGGCGCGGGTGACATTGAAGGCGTGACCCGTTTGTTGAATGAGGCGCGCGCAAAGATGCGCCAAGCGGGCCAATAG
- a CDS encoding DUF3168 domain-containing protein, giving the protein MSYGASAALQQALFDRLSGNPTLNTLLGGAIFDALPEGSLPSLYLMIGPEEARQFSDISAGGAVHEFALTIVGGEAGFLSAKQAAVAASDALLGAPNLTLSRGRLINLDFLRARARKTDTAREIELWFRALIDDVA; this is encoded by the coding sequence ATGAGTTACGGCGCAAGCGCGGCTTTGCAACAAGCGCTTTTTGATCGATTGAGCGGCAATCCAACGCTGAACACTTTGTTGGGCGGTGCGATTTTTGATGCCCTACCCGAAGGGAGCCTGCCATCCCTTTATCTGATGATTGGGCCCGAAGAGGCTCGGCAATTTTCTGATATCAGCGCGGGCGGGGCGGTGCATGAGTTTGCGCTGACCATCGTTGGAGGGGAGGCAGGCTTTCTCAGCGCGAAACAGGCTGCGGTGGCAGCATCGGATGCGCTGCTTGGCGCGCCGAATTTAACCTTGTCGCGTGGAAGATTGATAAATCTAGACTTCTTGCGCGCGCGTGCCCGCAAAACCGACACTGCGCGCGAGATCGAATTGTGGTTTCGCGCCTTGATTGATGATGTCGCGTAA
- a CDS encoding DNA-packaging protein: MSLKPKPLAPAQGNLTLSAPERKFSAAWLALQPQERITEFLDGLSAEAVAALPYVFEFWALPHQRRPEGDWKTWVIMGGRGAGKTRAGSEWVRAQVEGARPRDAGRARRVALVGETYDQAIAVMIKGESGILACSPPDRRPKFVAGERKLIWPNGAEAQVYSAHDPEALRGPQFDAAWVDELAKWRNAQATWDMLQFSLRLGQHPQQVVTTTPRNIALLRDLLARKTTVVTRAATEANRAYLAPSFLDEVRARYGKSRLGRQELDGELLEDHAGTLWQAAAIEAARVFDRDPQADVIVAVDPPVTGHDGSDLCGIVAVALYRTGRPQDWRAVVLEDASVSAASPQVWAEAAAKCYHRHGANRLVAEVNQGGDLVEAMMRQVDPLIAYRAVRATKGKVARAEPVAALYEQGRVSHLGYLPQLEDQMCQMAQAGFEGQGSPDRVDALVWALSEGLLEPARHYSEPRLRVL, encoded by the coding sequence ATGAGCTTGAAGCCGAAACCACTGGCGCCCGCGCAGGGGAATTTGACCTTGAGCGCGCCAGAGAGGAAATTTTCTGCCGCTTGGCTTGCCTTGCAGCCGCAGGAGAGGATCACGGAATTTCTTGACGGGTTAAGCGCCGAAGCGGTGGCAGCCCTGCCTTATGTTTTCGAATTTTGGGCCTTGCCGCATCAGCGTAGGCCCGAGGGGGATTGGAAAACCTGGGTCATTATGGGCGGTCGCGGGGCGGGAAAGACCCGTGCGGGATCGGAATGGGTGCGCGCCCAAGTTGAAGGCGCGCGCCCACGCGATGCAGGCCGCGCGCGCCGCGTGGCCTTAGTCGGGGAAACCTACGACCAAGCCATTGCGGTCATGATCAAAGGGGAGAGCGGAATTTTGGCCTGCTCCCCCCCTGATCGGCGGCCAAAATTCGTGGCGGGGGAACGCAAACTAATTTGGCCAAATGGCGCTGAGGCACAGGTCTATTCGGCCCATGATCCCGAAGCCTTGCGAGGGCCGCAATTTGATGCGGCATGGGTGGATGAATTGGCAAAGTGGCGCAATGCGCAAGCCACATGGGACATGCTGCAATTTTCACTGCGTCTGGGGCAGCATCCGCAACAAGTGGTCACGACTACGCCGCGCAATATTGCGTTGCTGCGGGATCTGTTGGCGCGCAAGACCACGGTTGTGACACGCGCGGCGACCGAGGCTAACCGCGCCTATTTGGCCCCGTCCTTTTTAGATGAGGTTCGAGCGCGCTATGGAAAGTCGCGCTTGGGGCGTCAGGAATTGGATGGGGAGTTGTTAGAGGATCACGCAGGCACATTGTGGCAGGCTGCCGCGATTGAGGCCGCCCGTGTTTTTGACCGCGACCCGCAAGCAGATGTGATTGTGGCCGTTGACCCGCCCGTCACGGGACATGACGGGTCAGATTTATGCGGCATCGTTGCTGTGGCGCTTTATCGGACGGGGCGGCCCCAAGATTGGCGTGCTGTTGTCTTGGAAGATGCAAGCGTGTCTGCGGCAAGCCCCCAAGTATGGGCCGAGGCCGCGGCAAAATGTTATCATCGACACGGGGCCAATCGCCTTGTCGCAGAAGTCAATCAAGGTGGCGATTTGGTCGAAGCGATGATGCGGCAGGTTGATCCGTTGATCGCCTATCGCGCCGTGCGCGCGACAAAGGGCAAGGTCGCGCGGGCCGAACCCGTGGCGGCGCTCTATGAGCAGGGGCGCGTGTCACATTTGGGATATCTGCCGCAGCTGGAAGATCAAATGTGCCAAATGGCGCAAGCGGGATTTGAAGGGCAGGGCAGCCCCGACCGTGTGGATGCATTGGTCTGGGCGTTGAGCGAGGGTCTGCTTGAGCCCGCTCGCCATTATTCTGAGCCGCGCCTTAGGGTGCTTTAA
- the bchE gene encoding magnesium-protoporphyrin IX monomethyl ester anaerobic oxidative cyclase: protein MRILFIHPNYRSGGAEIAGNWPPAWVAYLTGHLRQAGFEDIHFIDAMTDDLSDDTVADKIAAISPDAIGVTSITPSIYKAEEILRRAAEVAPNAVRILGGIHATFMFKQVLSEAPWIDVIVRGEGEEILVNLMQAIATGRYPEDRARIHGLAFRDGDEIVATQAAPTIKNLDAIKPDWTILDWPKYIYIPLGTRVAIPNMARGCPFTCSFCSQWKFWRDYRVRDPKSVVDEIEDLVENHGVGFFILADEEPTINRRKFIEFCEELIKRDLPRRVQWGINTRVTDIYRDRELLKFYRKAGLVHVSLGTEAAAQMKLDRFNKETKVEENKTAIRLLREADIFTEAQFIVGLDNETPETLEETFQMAWDWQPDLAKWAMYTPWPFTPLFQELKDQVEIYDFSKYNFVTPIMKPAAMERGELLDGVMKNYRRFYMRKALFHYPWRGTGYRRRYLLGCLKAFLKAGVQRSFYDLGKAGYWGPQTKKSVDFQFDESRTLAPAQVADWEAAADRAARAKERREAVRDQMKARSAERGKAAEDV, encoded by the coding sequence ATGCGCATTTTGTTTATCCATCCCAATTATCGTTCAGGCGGGGCTGAAATTGCAGGAAATTGGCCGCCTGCATGGGTGGCCTATCTCACGGGCCACCTGCGCCAAGCAGGGTTTGAGGATATTCACTTCATTGATGCAATGACGGATGACCTCAGCGATGACACTGTCGCAGACAAAATCGCGGCCATCTCTCCGGATGCGATCGGTGTCACCTCTATCACCCCCTCAATCTACAAGGCCGAGGAAATCTTACGCCGCGCCGCTGAGGTGGCCCCAAATGCCGTGCGCATTCTGGGCGGCATCCATGCCACGTTCATGTTCAAGCAGGTGCTCTCCGAGGCCCCATGGATTGACGTCATCGTCCGTGGCGAGGGCGAAGAAATCTTGGTCAACCTGATGCAGGCCATCGCCACAGGCCGCTATCCAGAAGATCGCGCCCGCATCCATGGACTGGCCTTCAGAGACGGCGATGAAATTGTCGCCACCCAGGCCGCGCCCACAATCAAGAACCTAGACGCGATTAAACCCGATTGGACAATTCTCGATTGGCCCAAATATATCTACATCCCCCTTGGCACGCGTGTCGCCATTCCCAACATGGCGCGCGGCTGCCCCTTCACCTGCTCCTTTTGCAGCCAATGGAAATTCTGGCGCGACTACCGCGTGCGTGATCCCAAATCCGTGGTCGATGAAATCGAAGATTTGGTTGAAAATCATGGAGTTGGCTTCTTTATTCTTGCCGATGAGGAACCCACGATCAACCGCCGTAAATTCATCGAATTTTGTGAGGAATTGATTAAGCGCGACCTGCCGCGGCGTGTGCAATGGGGTATTAACACGCGTGTAACCGATATCTACCGCGACCGAGAATTGCTGAAATTCTACCGCAAAGCGGGTCTTGTCCATGTCAGCCTCGGGACAGAGGCCGCAGCACAGATGAAACTCGACCGCTTCAACAAAGAGACCAAGGTCGAAGAGAACAAGACGGCCATTCGTCTCTTGCGTGAGGCCGATATCTTTACTGAGGCGCAATTCATCGTAGGGCTCGACAATGAAACCCCTGAAACGCTCGAGGAAACCTTCCAAATGGCGTGGGATTGGCAGCCTGATTTGGCAAAATGGGCTATGTATACGCCTTGGCCCTTCACCCCCCTGTTTCAGGAATTGAAGGATCAGGTCGAGATCTACGACTTTTCCAAATACAACTTTGTCACCCCGATCATGAAACCCGCCGCGATGGAGCGGGGCGAATTGCTTGACGGGGTGATGAAAAACTACCGCCGCTTCTATATGCGCAAGGCGCTTTTCCATTACCCATGGCGCGGCACAGGGTATCGGCGGCGTTACCTGCTTGGCTGTCTCAAGGCCTTTCTCAAGGCGGGTGTGCAGCGCAGTTTCTATGACCTGGGCAAGGCAGGCTATTGGGGGCCGCAAACCAAGAAATCTGTCGATTTTCAATTTGACGAAAGCCGCACCCTAGCCCCTGCTCAAGTCGCAGATTGGGAGGCCGCAGCAGACCGCGCGGCCCGCGCAAAAGAACGCCGCGAAGCAGTGCGCGATCAAATGAAGGCCCGCAGCGCCGAACGGGGCAAAGCGGCGGAGGATGTCTAA
- a CDS encoding gene transfer agent family protein: MVNEWRGEVAIVIDGTRHIARLSLHSLAELEAALGSLSLSDLVARFEGDELRASDILALLVAALRGGGWQGDADALAQSHIEGGLPEAMRVAARLLILAFEGPNGAS, from the coding sequence ATGGTGAACGAATGGCGTGGCGAAGTTGCGATTGTTATTGATGGCACCCGCCATATCGCGCGGCTCAGTTTGCATAGTCTTGCGGAACTTGAGGCCGCGCTTGGCAGTCTCAGCCTCAGTGATCTGGTCGCGCGCTTTGAGGGGGATGAACTCCGCGCAAGCGACATCCTTGCGTTATTGGTTGCAGCGCTGCGGGGCGGGGGGTGGCAAGGTGATGCCGATGCCTTGGCCCAATCCCATATCGAGGGCGGTTTGCCCGAAGCCATGCGGGTTGCGGCGCGTTTGCTGATCTTAGCATTCGAGGGGCCAAATGGCGCATCTTAA
- a CDS encoding DUF2460 domain-containing protein, whose translation MSFHEVQFPVSLSFGASGGPETRSEIVTLQNGFEERNTPWSQSRRRYEAGLGLRDMDDVAAVLAFFEARRGPIYGFRWKDWSDYKSGLPSAAPSEADQLIAIGDGETAAFQLVKTYRSGAFEQRREITKPVAGTLRVAVAGDTMVEGIHFEVDPTTGILTFSEIPELGEEITAGYEFDVPARFDTDMLSISNAGFNAGEVPSIPVVEIRL comes from the coding sequence ATGTCATTTCACGAGGTGCAATTCCCCGTCAGTCTGAGCTTTGGCGCATCGGGCGGGCCTGAAACACGCAGCGAGATTGTGACGCTGCAAAATGGCTTTGAGGAGCGCAACACGCCATGGTCACAGTCGCGCCGCAGATATGAGGCGGGCTTGGGCCTTCGCGATATGGATGACGTTGCCGCAGTCTTGGCCTTTTTCGAGGCACGGCGCGGGCCGATCTACGGGTTTCGGTGGAAAGATTGGTCTGACTATAAAAGCGGATTGCCAAGTGCCGCCCCAAGCGAGGCGGATCAGCTGATTGCCATAGGCGATGGGGAAACGGCCGCATTTCAACTGGTTAAGACCTACCGCTCCGGCGCATTCGAGCAACGGCGTGAGATCACCAAACCAGTCGCAGGCACGCTACGCGTTGCAGTGGCGGGCGACACTATGGTTGAGGGTATCCATTTTGAGGTCGATCCCACGACAGGCATTCTCACCTTTAGTGAAATTCCCGAATTGGGCGAAGAAATCACCGCAGGCTATGAATTTGATGTGCCTGCGCGGTTTGACACAGATATGTTGTCCATCTCGAATGCAGGGTTCAATGCGGGCGAAGTGCCTAGCATTCCCGTTGTGGAAATCCGTCTATGA
- a CDS encoding phage tail assembly chaperone produces MAHLNWPALYRVALRDLGLSVSDFWSLTPHELTMIYDAQALPGQVLRRSDLEALMAQFPDHHASPKG; encoded by the coding sequence ATGGCGCATCTTAATTGGCCAGCCCTCTATCGCGTGGCCTTGCGCGATCTGGGGTTAAGCGTGTCGGATTTTTGGAGCCTGACCCCCCACGAATTAACCATGATCTATGATGCGCAAGCGCTGCCAGGACAGGTTTTGCGGCGCAGTGATTTGGAGGCGCTGATGGCGCAATTCCCAGATCATCACGCCAGCCCAAAAGGATAA
- the bchJ gene encoding bacteriochlorophyll 4-vinyl reductase → MADAALIGPNAILQLIPVLDHSVGEQARKALFLRTQTEIPSGDHMIPEGDAARIHQGLRAAFPQQAAGLCAQAGRATADYIITHRIPAKAQILMGFLPANFAARALSHAIARNAWTFAGSGRFRVISPWEFEIADNPVIGGESSDHPLCHWHCAVFERLYRRLVSPDVICRETACAAAGADACRFVLRRG, encoded by the coding sequence ATGGCCGATGCCGCCCTCATCGGCCCCAATGCGATCCTGCAATTAATCCCCGTTCTTGATCATTCGGTGGGTGAACAGGCCCGCAAGGCGTTGTTTTTGCGAACACAAACCGAAATTCCCTCAGGTGATCACATGATCCCCGAAGGCGATGCCGCCCGCATCCACCAAGGCCTGCGCGCGGCTTTCCCGCAACAGGCCGCAGGGCTCTGCGCACAGGCAGGGCGGGCAACGGCCGATTACATCATCACCCATCGCATCCCCGCAAAGGCACAAATATTGATGGGGTTTTTGCCCGCAAATTTCGCCGCTCGCGCCCTGTCTCATGCGATTGCGCGCAATGCGTGGACATTTGCAGGCTCGGGCCGCTTTCGCGTGATATCACCTTGGGAATTTGAAATTGCGGACAACCCCGTGATTGGCGGCGAAAGCTCAGACCACCCCCTGTGCCACTGGCACTGCGCGGTTTTTGAACGGCTCTATCGCCGCCTCGTCAGTCCTGATGTCATCTGCCGTGAAACAGCTTGCGCTGCTGCAGGCGCGGACGCCTGCCGTTTCGTTCTGCGCCGCGGTTAA
- a CDS encoding phage major tail protein, TP901-1 family has translation MVAQSGKDLLIKIDIDGNGVFETLAGLRSTRISFNTQTVDVTSLSSDLGWRELLAGAGVKTAALSGSGIFRDEASDARARQVFFDGQIPEFQVIIPDFGVIEGKFQITSLDYSGTHDGEESYEIALASAGVLTFVELA, from the coding sequence ATGGTGGCACAAAGCGGCAAGGATTTGCTGATCAAGATTGATATTGATGGCAACGGCGTTTTTGAGACCCTCGCAGGGCTGCGCAGCACGCGCATTAGCTTTAACACTCAAACAGTTGATGTAACTTCCCTTTCTTCGGATTTAGGGTGGCGTGAGTTGTTGGCAGGTGCCGGCGTAAAAACCGCCGCCCTATCGGGGTCGGGTATTTTCCGTGATGAAGCCAGTGACGCGCGTGCGCGCCAAGTGTTCTTTGATGGGCAGATCCCAGAGTTTCAGGTGATTATTCCCGATTTTGGCGTCATTGAGGGCAAATTTCAGATCACATCGCTTGACTACTCGGGCACGCATGACGGGGAAGAAAGCTATGAAATTGCCCTAGCCTCGGCAGGGGTGCTGACCTTTGTTGAGCTTGCCTAA
- a CDS encoding phage major capsid protein, producing MKDQKSDAPRAHQTGGAMADMAAALDGLLGDVHRLHAEINVKLNKQDERIAMLKNQSLTMTRPQLSLAVEDGAPHRKALDRYLRSGDDDALRGIELEGKALSSAINAEGGFLVDPQTAGRISSVLRSSSSLRAVANVVNVEASSFDVLVDHSDIGAGWATETGATAETDTPQIERISIPLHELSALPKASQRLLDDSAFDIETWLADRIADKFARAEAAAFLIGDGIDKPLGLLAHPSVDNEIWSWGSLGYVVTGAAGDFDAAAPSDAIVDLVYALGARYRANANFIMNSKTAGAVRKMKDADGRFLWSDGLAAGEPARLMGYPVLIAEDMPDIALDSTAIAFGDFRAGYTIAERPELRVLRDPFSAKPHVLFYATKRVGGDVSDFAAVKLLKFGTA from the coding sequence ATGAAAGACCAAAAATCGGATGCGCCGCGTGCGCATCAGACTGGCGGAGCCATGGCGGACATGGCCGCGGCACTGGACGGGCTATTGGGGGATGTTCATCGCCTACATGCCGAAATCAACGTGAAACTGAACAAACAAGATGAGCGTATTGCAATGTTGAAAAACCAATCCCTGACTATGACCCGTCCACAGCTATCCTTAGCGGTGGAAGATGGTGCGCCGCATCGTAAGGCGCTGGATCGCTATTTGCGCAGCGGTGATGATGACGCGTTGCGTGGGATCGAGTTGGAGGGCAAGGCCCTATCAAGCGCGATTAATGCCGAGGGCGGGTTTTTGGTTGATCCGCAAACCGCAGGTCGCATTTCGTCAGTGTTGCGCAGCTCTTCCTCGCTGCGGGCTGTTGCAAATGTTGTAAATGTGGAAGCCAGTTCATTTGATGTCTTGGTCGATCACAGCGATATTGGGGCGGGTTGGGCCACAGAGACGGGCGCAACCGCTGAAACAGATACGCCGCAAATCGAGCGTATCTCTATCCCGTTGCATGAATTGTCGGCCTTGCCGAAGGCGAGCCAGCGTTTGCTGGATGACAGCGCGTTTGACATTGAAACATGGCTTGCAGATCGCATTGCAGATAAATTTGCCCGCGCGGAAGCGGCGGCATTTTTGATTGGGGATGGGATTGATAAGCCGCTTGGATTGTTGGCGCACCCCTCTGTCGATAATGAGATTTGGTCATGGGGCAGTCTGGGCTATGTGGTCACGGGCGCAGCAGGTGATTTTGACGCGGCGGCCCCCTCGGACGCGATTGTGGATCTGGTTTACGCGCTTGGCGCGCGTTATCGGGCCAATGCCAATTTCATCATGAATTCCAAAACCGCAGGGGCCGTGCGCAAGATGAAAGATGCGGATGGTCGGTTCTTGTGGTCGGATGGATTGGCGGCAGGAGAGCCTGCGCGTTTGATGGGCTATCCTGTTTTGATTGCAGAGGATATGCCCGATATTGCCCTTGATAGCACCGCAATTGCCTTTGGGGATTTCCGCGCGGGCTATACCATTGCCGAGCGCCCTGAGCTGCGCGTTCTGCGGGATCCGTTCAGCGCCAAACCCCATGTTTTGTTCTATGCGACAAAGCGCGTTGGTGGCGATGTGAGCGATTTTGCGGCTGTCAAATTGTTGAAATTCGGCACTGCATAA
- a CDS encoding phage portal protein, whose protein sequence is MLEFIRKRPPAEVKASAVGRVVAMAHGARSAAWTARDTGSLTRAGFMGNPIGFRAVRMISEAAAALPLICQDHVTRYEDHPVLARLKAPNPMQGASAFLEALYATLLLSGNAYIEAVMQDEAGGVPHELHILRSDRIHVQPGPDGWPQAFDYHVGGKSHRFSADVVCHIRGFHPQDDHYGLGPLHSAATAIDVHNAATLWSKALLDNAARPSGAIVYRGVDGAAASMSDAQVSRLQEELDSYHMGARNAGRPMLLDGGLDWKPMGFSPSDMEFHKTKEAASRDIALAFGVPPMLMGIPGDATYANYAEAHRAFYRLTVLPLAGKVLAALSRFLGAGHGADLELRVDLDQLPALAAERDAQWRRVSEATFLSASEKRVMLGLPALASEPS, encoded by the coding sequence ATGCTCGAATTTATCAGGAAGCGTCCGCCAGCGGAGGTGAAAGCCTCGGCTGTGGGGCGGGTTGTGGCGATGGCACATGGCGCGCGCAGTGCCGCATGGACAGCGCGCGACACGGGCAGCCTGACGCGCGCAGGGTTTATGGGCAACCCAATTGGATTTCGCGCCGTTCGGATGATTTCAGAGGCGGCGGCGGCCTTGCCCCTGATCTGTCAAGACCATGTCACGCGGTATGAGGATCATCCCGTTTTAGCGCGACTGAAGGCGCCAAACCCGATGCAGGGCGCATCTGCTTTTTTAGAGGCGCTTTATGCAACACTGCTTTTGTCGGGCAATGCCTATATCGAAGCGGTCATGCAAGATGAGGCAGGTGGGGTGCCTCATGAGTTGCATATCCTGCGATCGGATCGCATCCATGTGCAGCCTGGGCCAGATGGGTGGCCACAGGCATTTGATTATCATGTAGGGGGAAAATCGCATCGCTTTTCTGCTGATGTGGTTTGCCATATTCGTGGGTTTCATCCGCAAGATGATCATTACGGGCTTGGGCCACTGCACTCGGCCGCGACAGCGATTGATGTGCATAATGCGGCGACCCTATGGTCGAAGGCGCTGCTAGATAATGCCGCACGCCCGTCTGGGGCGATTGTTTATCGCGGGGTCGATGGCGCGGCGGCCAGCATGAGCGATGCCCAAGTCAGCCGATTGCAAGAAGAATTGGACAGCTATCACATGGGCGCACGCAATGCGGGGCGTCCTATGCTGCTGGATGGCGGTCTTGATTGGAAGCCTATGGGGTTTTCACCTTCAGACATGGAATTTCACAAAACGAAAGAGGCCGCCTCGCGCGATATTGCCTTGGCCTTTGGTGTGCCGCCGATGTTGATGGGCATTCCCGGAGATGCGACCTATGCCAATTACGCCGAGGCGCATCGCGCCTTTTACCGCCTGACGGTTCTGCCCCTTGCGGGCAAAGTTCTTGCCGCGTTGTCGCGGTTTTTGGGGGCGGGGCATGGGGCCGATTTGGAATTGCGGGTCGATTTGGATCAACTGCCCGCCTTGGCCGCAGAGCGTGATGCACAATGGCGCCGCGTGTCTGAGGCGACATTCCTCAGCGCATCCGAGAAGCGGGTGATGTTGGGCTTGCCCGCCCTAGCGTCAGAGCCGTCATGA